The following are encoded together in the Xanthomonas vesicatoria ATCC 35937 genome:
- a CDS encoding enoyl-CoA hydratase/isomerase family protein has product MSNDAILIADHASVRTITVNRPDKLNALNRNTMLALDQAFLDAANADDVRVVILTGAGPKAFVAGADIAEMSDLSAMDGREFSLVGQRLMRRIERMPKPVLAMVNGFALGGGLELAMACHLRIAASTARLGQPEINLGLIPGFGGTQRLLRLTGRAAALELCLLGMPIDAARAMQLGLVNRVVEPDALQEETQALAERLANAAPLALRGILDAVVFGGECGIEEGLQLETAQFALLFASDDMREGTRAFLDKRPAQFRNR; this is encoded by the coding sequence ATGTCCAATGACGCCATTCTGATCGCCGATCACGCCAGTGTCCGGACCATTACGGTCAATCGGCCGGACAAACTGAACGCATTGAACCGCAATACCATGCTTGCGTTGGATCAGGCGTTCTTAGACGCGGCGAACGCCGACGATGTACGCGTGGTGATCCTCACCGGCGCCGGGCCCAAAGCGTTCGTGGCCGGTGCGGACATCGCGGAAATGAGCGATCTGTCGGCGATGGATGGCCGCGAATTCTCGCTGGTCGGGCAGCGGTTGATGCGCCGGATCGAGCGCATGCCCAAACCCGTGCTCGCCATGGTCAACGGATTCGCGCTCGGTGGCGGGCTGGAGCTGGCAATGGCCTGCCATCTGCGCATCGCCGCATCCACCGCACGTCTGGGGCAGCCGGAAATCAACCTCGGTCTGATTCCCGGCTTCGGCGGCACCCAGCGCCTGCTGCGCTTGACCGGACGTGCCGCAGCACTGGAGTTGTGCCTGCTCGGCATGCCGATCGATGCAGCGCGCGCTATGCAACTGGGCTTGGTCAATCGTGTGGTCGAGCCGGATGCCTTGCAGGAGGAAACCCAGGCCTTGGCCGAGCGCCTGGCCAACGCCGCGCCGCTGGCATTACGCGGCATTCTGGACGCGGTCGTGTTCGGCGGCGAATGCGGGATCGAAGAGGGACTGCAGCTGGAAACCGCGCAATTTGCCCTGTTATTCGCCAGCGACGACATGCGCGAAGGCACCCGCGCGTTCCTCGATAAGCGTCCCGCACAGTTCCGCAACCGCTGA
- a CDS encoding FKBP-type peptidyl-prolyl cis-trans isomerase N-terminal domain-containing protein: MKLRSIAVAVAALALTGNALAQDTTSEKGKLSYYFGYDYGNNLAELTGRGEQLDINAVVKGLQDAYAKKQPAITADQLKPAVEAFQKREQGRAQQAKAEYDKAAAANKTKSEAFLAKNKSTAGVQTLPSGVQYRVIEAGKGAKPTQASTVQLEVAGPFPFGDREKARPAQQIPAIKVSEVEMKAMRETLLQMPAGSKWEVTLPSDQAYGADPRTPFPPNVAVQFEIKLVSVK, translated from the coding sequence ATGAAGTTGCGTTCTATCGCGGTCGCTGTGGCGGCCCTGGCCCTGACGGGCAATGCACTGGCCCAGGACACGACGTCCGAAAAGGGCAAGTTGAGCTATTACTTCGGTTACGACTACGGCAATAACCTTGCCGAGCTCACCGGTCGCGGCGAGCAGCTCGACATCAACGCGGTGGTAAAGGGTCTGCAGGACGCCTATGCCAAGAAGCAGCCGGCGATCACCGCCGACCAGCTCAAGCCTGCGGTCGAAGCGTTCCAGAAGCGTGAGCAGGGCCGCGCCCAGCAGGCCAAGGCCGAGTACGACAAGGCCGCTGCTGCCAACAAGACCAAGAGCGAAGCGTTCCTGGCCAAGAACAAGAGCACCGCAGGCGTGCAGACCTTGCCGAGCGGCGTGCAGTACCGCGTGATCGAAGCAGGCAAGGGCGCCAAGCCGACCCAGGCGAGCACCGTGCAGCTGGAAGTGGCCGGTCCGTTCCCCTTCGGCGACCGCGAGAAGGCGCGTCCGGCGCAGCAGATCCCGGCCATCAAGGTCAGCGAGGTCGAAATGAAGGCCATGCGCGAGACCCTGCTGCAGATGCCGGCCGGCTCCAAGTGGGAAGTGACGTTGCCGTCGGATCAGGCCTATGGCGCCGACCCGCGTACGCCGTTCCCGCCGAACGTGGCCGTGCAGTTCGAGATCAAGCTGGTCAGCGTCAAGTAA
- a CDS encoding CoA pyrophosphatase, producing MSDTDSDDGDLPSPCIGVCSLDAQSHCVGCFRSLDEIARWMSMSDAERQELLHAVLPARGLVAALPEYAQLRRALYPLDTAPQGPGWNHAELIDLTEDGASAEAAVLCGLVPREQGTMVLLTRRTDSLRHHAGQVSFPGGRMEPSDADAAAAALRESCEEIALGPQQVHALGYLDPFLTVSGFRVTPVVAVIDPAFVAVPQPEEVAEIFEVPLTYLMDPDNLRSVELEFRGRPRRVLEYAWPGQRIWGATAAILLNLRRRLEQVA from the coding sequence ATGAGCGACACCGATTCCGATGACGGTGACCTGCCCAGCCCGTGTATCGGTGTATGTTCGTTGGACGCGCAGTCGCACTGTGTCGGCTGCTTTCGCAGCCTGGATGAAATTGCACGCTGGATGAGCATGAGTGACGCCGAACGCCAGGAGTTGTTGCACGCCGTGTTGCCTGCACGTGGGCTAGTGGCGGCACTGCCCGAGTACGCGCAGTTGCGCCGGGCGCTGTATCCGCTGGACACCGCACCCCAGGGTCCAGGCTGGAACCATGCCGAACTGATCGACCTGACCGAAGATGGCGCTTCCGCCGAAGCGGCGGTGCTGTGCGGTCTGGTGCCGCGCGAGCAGGGCACGATGGTGCTGCTGACCCGGCGCACCGACAGCTTGCGCCATCATGCCGGGCAAGTCAGTTTCCCCGGCGGGCGGATGGAGCCTTCCGATGCGGATGCGGCAGCGGCGGCACTGCGCGAGAGCTGCGAGGAGATCGCGTTGGGTCCGCAGCAGGTGCATGCGCTGGGGTATCTGGATCCATTCCTGACCGTGAGCGGATTCCGGGTAACGCCGGTGGTAGCGGTGATCGACCCGGCGTTCGTGGCCGTACCGCAACCGGAGGAAGTGGCCGAAATCTTCGAAGTACCGCTGACCTATTTGATGGACCCGGACAATTTGCGCAGCGTGGAGCTGGAGTTCCGAGGCCGCCCGCGTCGCGTGCTTGAGTACGCCTGGCCCGGACAACGCATCTGGGGCGCTACCGCGGCCATCCTTCTCAATCTTCGTCGTCGCCTGGAGCAGGTTGCATGA
- a CDS encoding sulfurtransferase, protein MSADPNWTTLVDSAALAAALPHPQLRLLDARAAPPTAPDPQAARKAYVQGHLPGAHYVDLDHDLADLSRADQGRHPLPPSADFARRLGAWGIDPQSQVVVYDTGDGSMAAARAWWMLRLMGHRRVAVLDGGLAAWRAAGFADTTELPAGHDSAAYPGSFDADAVVDAEQILARLGQAPGWLLDARAGERFRGEVEPIDPVAGHVPGALSRPLGLSIRDGRFKPADELRAELSALLGAYRPEQAVVMCGSGVTACHLLLALEAAGLSGARVYAGSWSGWLQDPARPVATAS, encoded by the coding sequence ATGAGTGCCGATCCGAACTGGACCACGCTGGTCGATAGCGCCGCCCTGGCAGCGGCATTGCCGCATCCACAATTGCGGCTGCTGGATGCGCGCGCTGCGCCGCCGACTGCCCCCGACCCACAGGCCGCGCGCAAGGCGTATGTGCAAGGGCACCTGCCCGGCGCGCACTACGTCGATCTCGATCATGACCTGGCCGACCTGTCGCGTGCCGACCAAGGACGGCATCCATTGCCGCCCAGCGCCGACTTCGCCAGGCGCCTGGGCGCCTGGGGCATCGATCCGCAGAGCCAGGTGGTGGTCTACGACACGGGCGACGGCAGCATGGCCGCCGCACGCGCGTGGTGGATGCTGCGGCTGATGGGGCATCGCCGCGTGGCGGTGCTCGATGGCGGGCTGGCCGCGTGGCGCGCCGCTGGCTTTGCCGACACCACCGAGCTGCCGGCAGGGCACGACAGCGCTGCATATCCCGGCAGTTTCGACGCCGATGCCGTCGTGGACGCCGAACAGATCCTGGCGCGGCTGGGCCAGGCGCCGGGCTGGCTGCTGGATGCGCGCGCAGGCGAGCGGTTTCGCGGTGAGGTGGAACCGATCGACCCGGTTGCCGGGCATGTGCCGGGTGCGCTGAGTCGTCCGCTGGGTCTGAGCATCCGCGATGGCCGCTTCAAGCCTGCCGATGAACTGCGTGCCGAGCTGTCTGCACTGCTCGGCGCGTACCGGCCCGAGCAGGCCGTGGTGATGTGCGGATCGGGCGTGACCGCCTGTCATCTGTTGTTGGCGCTGGAAGCGGCTGGCTTGTCCGGCGCGCGCGTCTATGCCGGGTCCTGGAGTGGCTGGTTGCAGGATCCGGCGCGCCCGGTCGCGACCGCTTCCTGA
- a CDS encoding DUF1684 domain-containing protein: MRLQLQKGALCVAVMAMAACSASSGDAGDVRVSKRSTTDQPQVYRLALERARAQRLAQVRAPDGWLSYTGSGRLRAGQYRVGSDPHNDLVLPAGPGQLGQLSLDVRGHVRFKAAAGAAVRLNGQPVDEVSLEPERADQRGDRLDVGNRQFYLVQTGTLFGWRFRDPVAPALIAFQGFEYFPIDPQWRVDARWHPYAAPRSVTLLTSIGTPLTAEVPGEAVFTRDGHEYHLQPIAQHDGSGLFFLFTDRTSGKESYGGARYLFTAMPRDGHVLLDFNLAENPPCAFTPHVVCPIAPPENRLAVAVNAGEKTYRAVDP, encoded by the coding sequence ATGCGGTTGCAGTTGCAGAAGGGCGCCTTGTGCGTCGCAGTGATGGCGATGGCGGCGTGTTCGGCAAGCTCGGGCGACGCTGGCGATGTGCGTGTCTCCAAGCGGTCGACGACCGATCAGCCTCAGGTGTATCGGCTCGCATTGGAACGCGCGCGCGCGCAGCGATTGGCGCAGGTGCGTGCGCCCGACGGCTGGCTGAGCTATACCGGCTCCGGCCGCCTGCGTGCAGGTCAGTACCGGGTGGGAAGCGATCCGCACAACGATCTCGTCTTGCCGGCCGGCCCTGGACAGCTGGGCCAGCTCAGCCTGGATGTGCGGGGCCATGTGCGCTTCAAGGCGGCCGCCGGTGCGGCCGTCAGGTTGAACGGACAGCCCGTGGATGAGGTCAGCCTGGAGCCGGAACGCGCGGACCAGCGTGGCGACCGGCTCGATGTGGGCAACCGGCAGTTCTATCTGGTGCAAACCGGCACATTGTTTGGCTGGCGTTTTCGCGACCCGGTGGCGCCGGCGTTGATCGCATTTCAGGGCTTTGAATATTTCCCGATCGACCCGCAGTGGCGGGTTGATGCGCGCTGGCACCCCTATGCCGCGCCGCGGTCGGTGACCTTGCTGACATCCATCGGCACGCCGCTGACGGCCGAAGTTCCCGGCGAGGCGGTGTTTACCCGGGATGGTCACGAATACCATCTGCAGCCAATTGCGCAGCATGACGGAAGCGGCCTGTTTTTTCTGTTTACCGATCGCACCAGTGGCAAGGAAAGTTATGGCGGCGCGCGCTACCTGTTCACCGCGATGCCGCGCGATGGTCATGTGCTGCTCGATTTCAATCTCGCCGAAAACCCGCCCTGCGCGTTCACCCCGCACGTGGTCTGCCCGATCGCGCCGCCGGAAAACCGGCTGGCGGTGGCGGTAAATGCGGGCGAAAAGACCTATCGCGCAGTCGATCCATGA
- a CDS encoding N-acetylmuramoyl-L-alanine amidase, producing MSDAVLPSPPITYAPLPYESRLARRRREQIDMVVIHCTELPDMAMARDYGERVLYDSGTGNSGHYYIDRNGSIQQYVALERVAHHVRGHNPHTLGIELVNSGRYPHWLDSRHQVMHEAYPDVQIAALVTLLQWLQQQLPSVRRIAGHQELDTTQEAASDDPAHKIQRKLDPGPLFPWPRIEAAVGWAHALR from the coding sequence ATGTCCGATGCCGTCCTGCCGTCGCCGCCGATCACCTACGCGCCATTGCCTTACGAATCGCGACTGGCGCGACGCCGGCGCGAGCAGATCGACATGGTGGTCATCCATTGCACCGAACTGCCGGACATGGCGATGGCGCGCGATTACGGCGAGCGCGTGCTCTACGACAGCGGCACCGGCAACAGCGGGCATTACTACATCGATCGCAACGGCAGCATTCAGCAGTACGTGGCGCTGGAGCGCGTGGCGCATCACGTGCGCGGCCACAATCCGCATACCCTGGGCATCGAGCTGGTCAACAGTGGGCGCTATCCGCATTGGCTCGACTCGCGCCATCAGGTGATGCACGAGGCGTATCCGGACGTGCAGATCGCCGCCTTGGTCACCTTGCTTCAGTGGCTGCAGCAGCAGCTGCCATCGGTGCGCCGCATCGCCGGCCACCAGGAACTGGACACCACCCAGGAAGCGGCCAGCGACGATCCCGCACACAAGATCCAGCGCAAGCTCGATCCAGGCCCGTTGTTCCCATGGCCCCGTATCGAAGCGGCGGTCGGCTGGGCGCACGCATTGCGTTGA
- a CDS encoding MOSC domain-containing protein — MALNPDSPLGKLMATLPQTGLVTWIGVRPARDVEMLEVDAAQATTGIGLVGDRYKGGSGKRGITLIQAEHLPVIAALAGHATIAPATLRRNLVVSGIPLIALKGRRFCIGDVELEGTDPCDPCSRMEDALGAGGYNAMRGHGGLCARVLRGGVLRVGDMVKAL; from the coding sequence ATGGCTTTGAATCCCGACAGCCCGCTGGGCAAATTGATGGCGACGCTACCGCAGACCGGTCTGGTGACCTGGATCGGCGTGCGTCCTGCGCGTGACGTGGAGATGCTGGAGGTGGACGCCGCGCAGGCCACCACCGGCATCGGCCTTGTAGGCGATCGTTACAAGGGCGGCAGCGGCAAGCGTGGGATCACCTTGATCCAGGCCGAGCATCTGCCGGTGATCGCAGCGCTGGCCGGGCATGCGACGATCGCGCCGGCCACGTTGCGACGGAATCTGGTGGTGTCGGGCATTCCGCTGATCGCGTTGAAAGGGCGGCGCTTTTGCATCGGCGATGTCGAGCTGGAAGGCACCGATCCGTGCGACCCGTGTTCGCGGATGGAAGACGCGCTTGGCGCCGGCGGGTACAACGCGATGCGTGGACATGGCGGCTTGTGCGCGCGTGTCCTGCGCGGGGGTGTGCTGCGTGTTGGCGATATGGTGAAGGCGCTATGA
- a CDS encoding alpha/beta fold hydrolase — MSRGHCILAHGFESGPAARKVSALAEVAARLGWTHDRPDFTDLDAQRDVSPLGDVRGRLQRLLQIARDAADKGPLVLVGSSLGAYIAAQVSLQVPTRGLFLMVPPTSMGPLPALDAAPVPISVVHAWRDALIPAADVIAWAQARRARLLLVDDEHDLAAHVDTAAGAFAELLQSL; from the coding sequence ATGAGCCGCGGCCATTGCATTCTGGCGCACGGGTTCGAGAGCGGCCCGGCGGCACGCAAGGTGAGCGCATTGGCCGAGGTTGCCGCGCGCCTGGGCTGGACTCACGACCGCCCGGACTTCACCGATCTGGATGCGCAACGCGACGTCAGCCCACTCGGTGACGTGCGTGGACGCCTGCAGCGCTTGCTGCAGATTGCACGCGATGCGGCAGACAAGGGGCCACTGGTGCTGGTGGGATCCAGCCTTGGCGCGTATATCGCCGCGCAGGTGTCGCTGCAGGTGCCGACACGCGGGCTGTTTCTGATGGTACCGCCAACCTCGATGGGCCCGTTGCCGGCGCTGGATGCTGCGCCGGTGCCGATCTCGGTGGTACATGCGTGGCGCGATGCATTGATTCCTGCCGCAGACGTCATCGCCTGGGCACAGGCGCGTCGTGCGCGGCTGTTGCTGGTCGACGATGAGCACGATCTTGCCGCGCATGTGGACACGGCAGCGGGCGCGTTCGCCGAGCTGTTGCAGAGCCTGTGA
- a CDS encoding GNAT family N-acetyltransferase, with protein MAVLIREASDGDAAAIEILTMVAFMRAEHSRHDEQHVIAALRGDDVLALSLVADHDGYVVGHLAVSPVSLSDGSSGWFALGPLAVGPGHQRQGLGTRLVHAALATLRERGAAGCVAFGEPGFFRRFGFAVEPGLSVPDAPVSELQALAFGDRLLPLADVAYHPAFGLG; from the coding sequence ATGGCGGTGCTGATCCGCGAGGCCAGCGACGGCGACGCGGCAGCCATCGAGATATTGACCATGGTGGCATTCATGCGCGCCGAGCACAGCCGCCATGATGAGCAGCACGTGATCGCTGCGCTGCGGGGCGATGATGTGCTGGCACTGTCATTGGTCGCCGATCACGATGGGTATGTGGTCGGCCATCTGGCAGTGTCGCCGGTGAGCTTGTCCGACGGTTCGTCCGGCTGGTTCGCGCTGGGGCCGCTGGCGGTGGGCCCGGGCCACCAACGCCAGGGCCTGGGCACCCGTCTGGTGCACGCAGCCCTGGCCACCTTGCGCGAACGCGGCGCGGCGGGATGCGTTGCGTTCGGCGAACCGGGGTTTTTCCGCCGGTTCGGGTTTGCCGTCGAGCCGGGCCTGAGCGTGCCCGATGCACCCGTATCGGAATTGCAGGCGCTGGCATTCGGCGACCGACTGTTGCCGCTGGCCGACGTGGCCTATCACCCCGCATTCGGTCTGGGCTGA
- a CDS encoding SAM-dependent methyltransferase — protein MQRDEPSMPPTAPHARLISHAGDTLHDDATLLASIRSRLQQDSGRSAAEVERLLQLVDALWAMELGRFLLRNRGLNAEWTHRLVTYEAGTLPQDATPALEYEIFEKTPAVLATRERFGIFRAQLQALLRPGMTIASVPCGWMGDVLSLDYRQCADVRLIGIDLDPQALDGALELARRYGLEQQLSLRLEDAWARGDADSVDVVTSNGLNLYEPDDARVVALYRAFLNRLRPGGTLVASFLTPPPSLCAESPWKLALLDRESLVLQSQVFIDIVQARWASFRTHAQTRTQLESAGFARVRFIDDRASIFPTVIAQKPMGA, from the coding sequence ATGCAACGCGACGAGCCCTCCATGCCGCCCACCGCGCCGCATGCGCGCCTGATCTCGCACGCCGGCGATACCTTGCACGACGATGCGACACTGCTTGCGTCGATCAGGTCGCGACTGCAGCAGGACAGCGGCCGTTCTGCTGCCGAAGTGGAGCGTCTGTTGCAACTGGTCGATGCGTTGTGGGCGATGGAACTGGGGCGGTTCCTGCTTCGCAATCGCGGGCTCAATGCGGAGTGGACGCATCGGTTGGTCACCTATGAGGCGGGAACCCTGCCGCAGGACGCCACGCCGGCATTGGAGTACGAAATCTTCGAGAAGACGCCGGCCGTGCTTGCAACCCGCGAGCGGTTCGGCATCTTCCGCGCGCAATTGCAGGCTTTGTTGCGACCCGGCATGACGATCGCGTCGGTGCCGTGTGGGTGGATGGGCGATGTGTTGAGCCTGGACTATCGGCAGTGTGCGGATGTGCGCTTGATCGGCATCGATCTGGACCCGCAGGCGTTGGACGGTGCGCTGGAACTGGCACGTCGCTACGGGCTGGAGCAGCAGCTGTCGCTGCGCCTGGAAGATGCCTGGGCGCGGGGCGACGCGGACAGTGTGGACGTGGTGACCAGCAACGGCCTCAATCTGTACGAGCCCGACGATGCGCGCGTGGTCGCGCTCTATCGCGCGTTCCTCAACAGGCTGCGGCCGGGCGGTACGCTGGTGGCGAGTTTCCTGACGCCTCCTCCCAGTCTGTGTGCGGAATCTCCCTGGAAACTGGCGCTGTTGGACCGGGAATCGCTGGTGCTGCAGAGCCAGGTCTTCATCGATATCGTCCAGGCGCGCTGGGCATCGTTTCGCACCCACGCGCAGACGCGCACGCAACTGGAAAGTGCCGGCTTTGCGCGGGTGCGCTTCATCGACGATCGCGCCAGCATTTTTCCCACCGTCATTGCGCAAAAGCCGATGGGTGCCTGA
- a CDS encoding ABC-F family ATP-binding cassette domain-containing protein — MTCPSLTLESVAFVLPDGSTLFSDLTLHIDQRHTGLVGRNGVGKSVLGRLLAGQLAPSSGRCVRHGSVHYLPQRVSATPGQRIADLACVAPLLDALERIACGSVAPADFERVGERWNAHAEFAAALEQQGLAGRDPQAPAAHLSGGEAMRVALAGAWLMQPDMLILDEPSNHLDGPQRQRLMAQLQAWNGGLLIISHDRLLLDGMQRILALSAHGVRSYGGNYTHYTRQHAGEQQAACALLAQRKQARARGQQALREQHMRQQQRQARGARAAAQANQAPILLGGQRQRSEVSAGQLQQHRQAEQARLSEAVTQAAARLETADAIALLAPARAAGASQRLATLRQVELADGRLGGRRVDLLLHGQPRIGLVGPNGSGKSSLLQLLGGRLAAQAGQCEVHVPVAYLDQDLAMLDPARSAAAQLCDADPAAAEHAQRLRLALLGLDRQRAYLPTGQLSGGQRLKAALACALYRAQPAQLLLLDEPTNQLDLASIEALETLLRSFTGALLVASHDAIFLDRLGLQQRLDTGQAQWRLAPW, encoded by the coding sequence ATGACCTGTCCGTCGTTGACGCTGGAAAGCGTCGCGTTCGTGCTGCCCGATGGCAGTACGCTGTTTTCCGATCTGACCCTGCACATCGATCAGCGCCACACGGGACTGGTCGGTCGCAATGGTGTGGGCAAGAGTGTGCTCGGGCGTCTGCTGGCCGGCCAGCTGGCACCCAGCAGCGGCCGCTGCGTGCGCCATGGCAGCGTGCATTACCTGCCGCAGCGCGTGAGCGCGACGCCGGGGCAGCGCATCGCCGATCTGGCATGTGTGGCTCCGCTGCTGGATGCATTGGAGCGAATCGCCTGCGGGAGCGTGGCGCCTGCCGATTTCGAGCGGGTGGGCGAACGCTGGAATGCCCACGCCGAGTTCGCTGCAGCGCTCGAACAGCAAGGGCTCGCTGGCCGCGATCCGCAGGCGCCTGCCGCGCATTTGAGTGGGGGCGAAGCCATGCGGGTGGCGCTTGCCGGTGCCTGGCTGATGCAACCTGACATGCTGATCCTGGATGAGCCCAGCAACCATCTGGACGGCCCACAGCGACAGCGGCTGATGGCGCAGTTGCAGGCGTGGAATGGCGGATTGCTGATCATCAGTCATGACCGTCTGCTGCTGGACGGCATGCAGCGCATCCTGGCGCTGTCCGCGCACGGGGTGCGCAGCTATGGCGGCAACTACACCCACTACACGCGGCAGCACGCAGGCGAGCAGCAGGCGGCCTGCGCGCTGCTTGCACAGCGCAAACAGGCACGCGCACGCGGGCAACAGGCATTGCGCGAGCAGCACATGCGCCAGCAACAGCGCCAGGCGCGGGGTGCACGGGCGGCGGCGCAGGCCAATCAGGCGCCCATCCTGCTCGGCGGCCAGCGGCAGCGCAGCGAGGTTAGTGCCGGCCAGCTGCAGCAGCACCGTCAGGCCGAGCAGGCACGCTTGTCGGAGGCGGTGACGCAGGCGGCAGCACGGCTTGAGACCGCAGACGCCATCGCACTGCTGGCACCGGCAAGGGCTGCAGGCGCGTCGCAACGCTTGGCGACCCTGCGGCAGGTGGAGTTGGCCGATGGGCGGCTGGGTGGGCGACGCGTGGACCTGCTGCTGCACGGCCAGCCCCGCATCGGGCTGGTCGGCCCGAACGGCAGCGGTAAATCCTCGCTGCTGCAGCTGTTGGGCGGGCGCCTGGCGGCGCAGGCGGGCCAGTGCGAGGTGCATGTGCCGGTGGCTTATCTGGATCAGGACCTGGCCATGCTCGACCCGGCCCGCTCGGCCGCCGCGCAGCTGTGCGATGCCGATCCTGCCGCAGCCGAGCACGCCCAGCGGCTGCGCCTGGCGTTGCTTGGGCTGGACCGGCAGCGTGCCTACCTGCCCACCGGCCAGCTCAGCGGCGGCCAGCGGCTCAAGGCGGCGCTGGCCTGCGCGCTGTATCGGGCCCAGCCGGCGCAGTTGCTGTTACTGGACGAGCCCACCAATCAGCTGGATTTGGCCTCGATCGAAGCGCTCGAGACACTGCTGCGCAGCTTTACCGGCGCACTGCTGGTGGCCTCGCACGATGCCATCTTCCTCGACCGGTTGGGCCTGCAGCAGCGGCTGGACACCGGGCAGGCGCAGTGGCGGCTGGCGCCGTGGTGA